One region of Brassica napus cultivar Da-Ae chromosome A10, Da-Ae, whole genome shotgun sequence genomic DNA includes:
- the LOC106371642 gene encoding protein TIC 100-like yields the protein MANNDDDSQPQNDFPSDEEEEEEDQQSPNANSDEEPGSDSDSDSSSESSESENEGEPERETDGFNYIRPSDLPPDPNTTPETNIRRFNRVLEGKRVKRIQEEEERKYKFYEDLFDFPKDRERWKEEDLREVWADAPPEMTKPGWDPVWAEEEDWEVVNEEIQEGRDPGIQPFYVPYRKPYPAIPDNHYDIDTPKAVVEELDRIEEFLQWVSYIFPDGSSYEGTVWDDLAQGKGVYIAENGLVRYEGEWLQNDMEGHGVVEVDIPDIEPMPGSKLEEKMRAEGRIIKRDYMSPEDRKWLEMDVEDSVALTDGNYEVPYYENEEWITQFGEKPEKGRYRYAGQWKHGRMHGCGVYEVNERILYGRFYFGELLEEEHGCTVDICALHSGLAEVAAAKARMFVNKPDGMVREERGPYGDPQHAYFYEEDDVWMAPGFINQFYEVPEYWETYVEEVDQEREMWLNSFYKAPLRLPMPAELEHWWQNVEVTPEFVLLNKEPEPDPEDPSKLVQTEDPVILHTPTGRIINYVEDEKHGVRLFWQPPLEEGEDVDPSKVEFLPLGFDEFYGKEVAVKKEHPVKRFVLGIEKALKPMLDGIEKWTEEKKKENEERKEMLEKELELVEAEICLEEAIEDMDEVLKMKEQEEEKKTEMGLAEEEDEEDVVAVPVYKEEKVVVTPKEKIQEKKKQEDDDSDDEEDDDSDDDDDDGPSSFGSVDKRRSSPFSSSSLSFASCSLFPAVQSRLESSFLAWKQHRAEPSKLIQGINKGGDNNASASIHFPPLSSNKAGLKMGKVSNRGCIQRSSRSQSQLSSLSRLLSSSASCSSHDRSSCEDQGWLWKTPVGEIDAVLSIQVQTKCSNLFAETPALS from the exons ATGGCTAACAACGACGACGACTCACAGCCGCAAAATGACTTCCCAagcgacgaagaagaagaagaagaagaccaacAATCCCCCAATGCCAACTCGGACGAAGAACCCGGCTCGGACTCGGACTCGGACTCATCCTCCGAATCCTCCGAATCCGAGAACGAAGGCGAACCCGAACGCGAAACCGACGGGTTCAACTACATCCGCCCGAGCGACCTACCGCCGGACCCGAACACAACCCCGGAGACCAACATCCGGCGGTTCAACCGCGTCCTCGAGGGGAAGCGCGTGAAGCGGAtccaggaggaggaggagaggaagTACAAGTTCTACGAGGACCTCTTCGACTTCCCGAAGGACCGAGAGCGGTGGAAGGAGGAGGATCTGAGGGAGGTGTGGGCGGACGCGCCGCCGGAGATGACGAAGCCGGGGTGGGACCCGGTGTgggcggaggaggaggattgGGAGGTGGTGAACGAGGAGATTCAGGAAGGGAGGGATCCTGGGATTCAGCCTTTCTACGTTCCCTATAGGAAGCCGTACCCGGCGATTCCGGATAACCACTATGACATTGATACTCCTAAGGCTGTTGTTGAGGAGCTTGATAGGATTGAGGAGTTTCTTCAGTGGGTCAGCTACATCTTCCCTGACGGCAGCTC GTATGAAGGCACAGTATGGGATGACTTGGCTCAAGGAAAAGGTGTTTATATTGCTGAAAATGGGCTTGTGAG GTACGAGGGTGAATGGCTTCAGAATGACATGGAAGGTCATGGGGTTGTTGAAGTTGATATCCCTGACATTGAGCCCATGCCAGGTTCCAA GCTTGAAGAGAAGATGCGTGCTGAAGGAAGGATTATCAAGAGAGATTATATGTCTCCAGAAGACAGGAAGTGGTTGGAAATGGATGTCGAGGACAGTGTTGCGCTAACTGATGGGAATTACGAAGTTCCTTACTATGAAAACGAAGAGTGGATCACTCAGTTTGGCGAAAAACC GGAGAAAGGTCGTTATCGCTATGCTGGTCAATGGAAGCATGGTAGAATGCATGGGTGTGGTGTTTACGAAGTTAACGAACGCATCCTATAT GGTAGATTCTACTTTGGAGAGCTATTGGAGGAGGAGCATGGCTGTACCGTAGATATTTGTGCG CTGCATTCTGGTTTGGCGGAGGTTGCTGCAGCTAAGGCTCGAATGTTTGTAAACAAACCGGACGGAA TGGTTAGAGAAGAAAGAGGCCCATACGGTGATCCTCAACATGCTTACTTttatgaagaagatgatgtgtGGATGGCGCCAGGTTTCATCAACCAGTTTTACGAA gTACCTGAGTATTGGGAGACTTACGTAGAAGAGGTGGACCAAGAAAGGGAAATGTGGTTGAACTCTTTTTACAAAGCTCCTTTGAGGTTACCAATGCCTGCTGAGCTCGAACATTGGTGGCAAAACG TGGAGGTGACACCAGAGTTTGTGTTACTGAACAAAGAACCCGAACCTGATCCAGAAGATCCTTCGAAACTTGTCCAAACGGAAGACCCTGTTATTCTACACACACCAACAGGTCGGATAATCAACTACGTAGAGGATGAGAAGCACGGCGTTCGACTATTCTGGCAGCCACCTCTGGAGGAAGGGGAAGATGTGGATCCTTCAAAAGTCGAGTTTTTGCCACTTGGCTTCGACGAGTTCTACGGGAAAGAAGTGGCGGTGAAAAAGGAACACCCGGTGAAGAGATTTGTGCTTGGTATCGAGAAAGCGTTGAAGCCGATGCTTGACGGAATAGAGAAATGgacggaggagaagaagaaagaaaacgaGGAGAGAAAGGAGATGCTGGAGAAGGAGCTTGAGCTAGTTGAGGCTGAGATTTGCTTAGAGGAAGCTATAGAGGATATGGATGAAGTGCTAAAGATGAAagaacaagaagaggagaagaaaacTGAAATGGGTTTGGCTGAagaggaggatgaagaagatgtgGTGGCTGTCCCGGTTTATAAAGAAGAGAAAGTTGTTGTCACTCCTAAAGAGAAGatacaagagaagaagaaacaggaagatgatgattcagatgatgaggaggacgatgattcagatgatgatgatgatgatggaccATCGAGTTTTGGATCTGTGGACAAACGTAGGAGCTCTCCTTTTTCATCATCCTCGTTGTCTTTTGCTTCGTGCAGCCTCTTCCCGGCG GTACAATCAAGACTAGAGAGTTCATTCCTTGCATGGAAGCAACACCGAGCAGAACCGTCAAAATTGATCCAAGGAATCAACAAAGGTGGAGATAACAATGCATCAGCTTCAATCCATTTCCCCCCACTATCCAGCAACAAAGCTGGCTTGAAGATGGGGAAGGTATCGAACCGGGGTTGTATCCAGAGAAGCTCAAGATCTCAGTCTCAGTTATCGTCTCTGTCACGTCTACTATCTTCCAGTGCGTCATGTTCTTCTCATGATAGAAGCTCCTGTGAAGATCAAGGTTGGCTGTGGAAGACACCGGTTGGGGAAATAGATGCGGTTTTGTCGATTCAGGTTCAGACAAAATGTTCCAATTTGTTTGCAGAGACTCCGGCTTTGTCTTGA
- the LOC106371641 gene encoding histone deacetylase HDT2-like isoform X1: protein MKFWGAEVKAGMPLKVRPQVDHLIHLSQATIDGAKKGESGLLYVNIDWKKYVIGTLSQDHIPQITFDLVFEQEFELSHSLSQGSVHFAGFKSPNVDQEDYPSDSEEDEVVAVPATSTVTSDGNAAAAASNVVKASEVKPESDEDDDDESDEEEDDSEDDGADPEKLMEVDEDDSEDEEEDSEEEETPKQPEPINKKRAAASASKTPVPAKKKTKTAVAATPQKTQNTEEKKKGGHAATPHPAKKGGKNANQSPKSGGQSSGGNKKQGNKGKGKGKGRA, encoded by the exons ATGAAATTCTGGG GAGCTGAAGTAAAGGCTGGGATGCCTCTTAAAGTGAGGCCTCAAGTAGACCATCTTATCCACTTGTCTCAG GCAACAATTGATGGAGCCAAGAAGGGAGAATCTGGTCTCTTGTACGTGAATATTGATTGGAAAAAATATGTCATTGGAACACTCTCTCAAGACCACATTCCCCAGATTACCTTTGACCTTGTCTTCGAGCAGGAGTTTGAGCTCTCTCACTCTCTGTCTCAAGGAAGTGTCCACTTTGCTGGCTTCAAATCTCCCAACGTCGATCAAGAGGACTACCCTTCTGATTCTGAAGAGGACGAGGTGGTGGCTGTTCCTGCTACTTCAACTGTCACTTCCGATGGaaatgctgctgctgctgcttctaATGTCGTCAAGGCTTCTGAAGTGAAGCCTGAGTCAgacgaggatgatgatgatgagtctGACGAGGAGGAGGATGATTCTGAAGATGATGGAGCCGACCCGGAGAAATTA ATGGAGGTTGACGAGGATGATtcagaggatgaagaagaggacTCTGAAGAAGAGGAGACCCCTAAGCAG CCTGAGCCAATCAACAAGAAGAGGGCGGCTGCATCTGCTTCCAAAACACCTGTCCCagcaaagaagaagacgaaAACAGCAGTAGCAGCCACTCCTCAGAAGACTCAGAACACAG aagagaagaagaagggcGGGCACGCAGCTACACCACACCCAGCTAAAAAGGGTGGAAAGAATGCTAACCAGAGCCCAAAATCTGGAGGTCAATCATCCGGTGGTAACAAGAA GCAAGGGAACAAGGGCAAGGGAAAAGGAAAGGGCAGAGCCTAA
- the LOC106371639 gene encoding glucomannan 4-beta-mannosyltransferase 2-like: MDGVTPKFVLPETFDGVKMEITGQLGMIWELVKAPVIVPLLQLAVYICLLMSLMLLCERVYMGIVIVLVKLFWKKPHKRYKFEPIQDDEELGSSNFPVVLVQIPMFNEREVYKLSIGAASGLSWPSDRLVIQVLDDSTDPTVKQMVEMECQRWASKGINIRYQIRENRVGYKAGALKEGLKRSYVKHCEYVVIFDADFQPEPDFLRRSIPFLVHNPNIALVQARWRFVNSDECLLTRMQEMSLDYHFTVEQEVGSSTHAFFGFNGTAGIWRIAAINEAGGWKDRTTVEDMDLAVRASLRGWKFLYLGDLQVKSELPSTFRAFRFQQHRWSCGPANLFRKMVMEIIRNKKVRFWKKVYVIYSFFFVRKVIAHWVTFCFYCVVLPLTILVPEVKVPIWGSVYIPSIITVLNSVGTPRSIHLLFYWILFENVMSLHRTKATLIGLFEAGRANEWVVTAKLGSGQSAKGNTKGLKKFPRIFKLPDRLNTLELGFAAFLFVCGCYDYAHGKNNYFIYLFLQTMSFFISGLGWIGTYVPS, encoded by the exons ATGGATGGTGTTACACCGAAGTTTGTGTTGCCGGAGACATTCGACGGCGTGAAGATGGAGATCACAGGCCAACTAGGCATGATCTGGGAGCTTGTTAAGGCCCCGGTGATTGTCCCTCTTCTTCAGCTAGCGGTTTACATCTGCTTGCTAATGTCTCTCATGCTGTTATGTGAGAGGGTTTACATGGGAATCGTCATCGTCCTCGTCAAGCTCTTCTGGAAAAAACCTCACAAACGCTACAAGTTCGAGCCCATTCAAGATGATGAAGAGCTTGGAAGCTCTAACTTCCCTGTGGTCCTCGTCCAAATCCCCATGTTCAACGAACGAGAG GTTTACAAGCTATCAATAGGAGCGGCGAGTGGACTATCGTGGCCGTCCGATCGTCTCGTGATTCAAGTGTTGGATGACTCAACAGATCCTACTGTTAAG CAAATGGTGGAGATGGAGTGTCAAAGATGGGCAAGTAAAGGAATCAATATAAGGTATCAAATCAGGGAGAATAGAGTTGGGTACAAGGCCGGTGCGTTGAAGGAAGGACTCAAACGCAGTTATGTCAAACATTGCGAGTATGTTGTTATCTTCGACGCTGATTTTCAGCCTGAACCTGATTTTCTTCGCCGTAGCATCCCATTTCTCGTCCACAATCCCAACATTGCCCTCGTACAGGCTCGATGGAGATTCG TGAATTCTGATGAATGTTTATTGACAAGGATGCAAGAAATGTCGCTGGACTACCATTTCACTGTTGAGCAAGAAGTCGGTTCATCAACACATGCTTTCTTCGGCTTCAAcg gaaCCGCCGGAATATGGAGAATAGCGGCGATAAATGAAGCCGGCGGGTGGAAAGATAGGACCACCGTGGAAGACATGGACCTCGCTGTCCGAGCAAGTCTCCGTGGCTGGAAATTTCTCTACCTCGGTGACCTTCAG gTGAAAAGTGAGCTACCAAGTACTTTTAGAGCCTTCCGTTTCCAGCAACATAGATGGTCTTGTGGACCTGCAAATCTCTTTAGGAAAATGGTTATGGAGATCATTAGAAACAAG AAAGTGAGGTTCTGGAAGAAAGTGTATGTGATCTACAGCTTCTTCTTTGTGAGGAAAGTCATTGCACATTGGGTCACATTTTGTTTCTACTGCGTTGTTCTTCCTCTGACCATTCTTGTCCCTGAAGTTAAAGTTCCAATTTGGGGTTCCGTTTACATCCCTTCCATCATCACTGTCCTCAACTCCGTGGGCACTCCCAG GTCGATTCATCTGCTGTTCTATTGGATCCTATTTGAGAATGTGATGTCGCTGCACCGGACAAAGGCCACTCTCATTGGTCTGTTTGAGGCAGGTAGAGCTAACGAATGGGTCGTGACTGCTAAGCTTGGAAGCGGTCAAAGCGCTAAAGGGAATACAAAAGGGCTTAAAAAGTTCCCAAGAATCTTCAAACTGCCTGATCG ATTGAATACATTGGAGCTTGGATTTGCGGCGTTCTTGTTCGTGTGTGGATGCTATGACTATGCTCACGGGAAGAACAATTACTTCATCTACTTGTTTCTTCAGACCATGTCATTCTTCATCAGTGGGCTTGGCTGGATTGGGACATATGTCCCGAGTTAG
- the LOC106371643 gene encoding arogenate dehydratase 5, chloroplastic-like: MQTVSPAFSCDLKSLIQTNLTARYSHVNRKRVSVLCSYRSESFSFPNGIGSSRADWQSSCAILASKVASAENSSSITRGLADQVAAVNGHSNGSVNLSLVPSETKNGKPGLVQPLTNTDLSPAPSHGSTLRVAYQGVPGAYSEAAAGKAYPNSEAIPCDQFDVAFQAVELWIADRAVLPVENSLGGSIHRNYDLLLRHRLHIVGEVQIPVHHCLLALPGVRADCITRVISHPQALAQTEGSLNKLTPRAAIEAFHDTAAAAEYIASNNLRDTAAVASARAAELYGLQILADGIQDDAGNVTRFLMLARDPIIPRTDRPFKTSIVFAAQEHQGTSVLFKVLSAFAFRNISLTKIESRPHHNCPLRVVDDGSVGTKKHFEYTFYVDFEASMAEARAQNALAEVQEYTSFLRVLGSYPMDMTPWSTLPSEDA; the protein is encoded by the coding sequence ATGCAAACTGTTTCGCCTGCGTTCTCGTGTGATCTCAAATCCCTAATCCAAACGAATCTAACGGCGCGTTATTCTCACGTAAATAGAAAGCGCGTGTCTGTTCTTTGTAGTTACAGGTCTGAATCGTTTAGCTTCCCTAATGGTATTGGCTCGAGCCGAGCTGATTGGCAGAGCTCATGCGCTATCTTAGCCAGCAAAGTAGCTTCCGCTGAGAACTCCAGCTCAATCACCCGTGGTTTAGCTGATCAAGTAGCCGCCGTTAACGGACACAGTAACGGCTCCGTCAATCTCAGCCTCGTTCCGTCAGAGACGAAGAACGGAAAGCCTGGATTGGTTCAGCCGTTAACAAACACAGATCTCTCGCCGGCGCCGTCTCACGGATCCACCCTCCGTGTCGCGTACCAGGGAGTTCCCGGCGCGTACTCCGAAGCTGCCGCCGGAAAAGCTTACCCGAACTCTGAAGCTATCCCGTGTGACCAATTCGACGTCGCGTTTCAGGCGGTGGAGCTCTGGATCGCCGATCGTGCCGTCCTCCCGGTGGAGAATTCTCTCGGCGGTTCGATTCACAGAAACTACGATCTCCTCCTCCGTCACCGTCTCCACATCGTCGGCGAGGTTCAGATCCCGGTCCACCACTGCCTCCTCGCTCTCCCCGGAGTCCGTGCAGACTGCATCACGCGCGTGATTTCGCATCCCCAGGCTCTGGCTCAGACCGAAGGATCGCTCAACAAACTCACTCCCAGAGCCGCGATCGAGGCGTTTCACGacacggcggcggcggcggaatACATCGCATCGAACAACCTCCGCGACACGGCGGCCGTGGCCAGCGCGAGAGCAGCGGAGCTCTACGGGCTCCAGATTCTCGCCGACGGGATCCAGGACGACGCGGGGAACGTCACGCGCTTCCTGATGCTCGCGCGTGATCCGATCATCCCTCGCACGGATCGTCCCTTCAAAACCAGCATCGTCTTCGCCGCTCAGGAGCACCAGGGAACCAGCGTCCTCTTCAAAGTGCTCTCCGCGTTTGCGTTTCGGAACATCAGTCTGACGAAAATCGAGTCGCGGCCGCACCACAACTGCCCGCTCAGAGTCGTCGACGACGGAAGCGTGGGAACTAAGAAACACTTCGAGTACACGTTCTACGTGGATTTCGAGGCCTCGATGGCGGAGGCGCGTGCCCAAAACGCGCTAGCGGAGGTACAGGAGTACACGTCATTCCTGAGGGTGCTGGGAAGTTACCCAATGGATATGACGCCGTGGTCCACGTTGCCTAGCGAAGACGCATGA
- the LOC106371640 gene encoding F-box/FBD/LRR-repeat protein At5g22660-like, with the protein MQTTCRANLAMNEQGTIQRSGEDWISFLPDPLLCQILSDLPTKNAVTTSVLSKRWRNLWFFIPVLDLDIDDFPDYTTFTSFVSRFLDFSQESCLHSLNLAFKRQDDEDPSLLASWIETAVLRKIQHLEVDCRMSFMSETTPLSLYLCETLVSLRLYLVALPSFESLSLPNLKVMHMEENLYADDEILEKLVSSCPVLESLTVVRNVDETVKVLRVRSKTLNSLKLVLDSSKSWYNDDSNDWEVLIDAPRLNYLSLEDDQSVSFVISNVASSAKVEIDVSFNVNDIWDMDESMERFSAVGKMLNGLSSARDMTISGTTLKIISHYMSFEPVPCFPNMIRLQTKLYMTDMLPNFLESFPNLQSLVLKLKGVRYSDTMWFSFVPKCLQTSLEYVEMTRPNCGAGIEMIRKLVKYLLENSVVLKKFTLRLECEGKEQESNVVKELMRFRRCSSSCVINVVRLEDDVCIFQHP; encoded by the exons ATGCAGACGACTTGTCGAGCTAATCTAGCAATGAATGAACAAGGAACGATTCAAAGATCCGGAGAAGATTGGATAAGCTTCTTGCCTGATCCTTTGCTGTGTCAGATACTCTCCGATCTTCCTACAAAGAATGCTGTTACTACTAGTGTCTTGTCCAAGAGATGGAGGAATCTCTGGTTTTTTATTCCAGTCTTGGATCTTGATATTGATGACTTCCCTGACTACACTACCTTCACCAGCTTCGTCTCCAGGTTTCTAGACTTCTCCCAGGAGTCGTGTTTACACAGCCTCAACCTTGCTTTCAAGAGACAAGATGATGAGGATCCCTCTTTGCTCGCGTCGTGGATCGAAACCGCAGTTTTGCGTAAGATCCAACATCTTGAAGTTGACTGTCGTATGAGTTTCATGAGTGAGACGACCCCTCTAAGCCTTTACTTATGTGAGACTTTAGTTTCACTAAGACTCTATTTGGTTGCGTTGCCTAGCTTCGAGTCTTTATCTTTGCCTAATCTCAAGGTAATGCATATGGAAGAGAATCTATACGCTGACGACGAGATTCTCGAGAAGCTCGTCTCCTCCTGCCCGGTTCTTGAATCTTTAACGGTCGTTAGAAACGTAGATGAAACTGTGAAGGTTCTACGTGTTCGGTCTAAAACACTGAACAGTCTCAAACTAGTTCTTGATAGTTCCAAGTCTTGGTATAATGATGATAGTAACGACTGGGAGGTTTTGATTGATGCTCCTAGACTTAACTATCTGAGTCTTGAAGATGACCAGTCGGTAAGTTTTGTAATAAGCAATGTGGCTTCATCTGCAAAGGTAGAGATTGATGTAAGTTTCAATGTGAATGATATTTGGGATATGGATGAGTCAATGGAGAGATTCAGTGCTGTTGGTAAAATGCTCAACGGGCTCTCTAGTGCAAGGGACATGACTATTAGTGGAACAACCTTGAAG ATCATCTCTCACTACATGAGTTTCGAACCGGTTCCTTGTTTTCCCAACATGATCCGGTTACAAACAAAACTGTATATGACTGATATGTTGCCAAATTTTCTTGAGAGCTTTCCGAATCTCCAATCCCTTGTCTTG AAGCTGAAAGGTGTAAGATATTCGGATACAATGTGGTTCTCATTCGTACCAAAGTGTTTGCAAACGAGCCTCGAGTATGTTGAGATGACAAGACCAAACTGTGGAGCTGGGATTGAGATGATCAGGAAGCTAGTTAAGTACTTGCTTGAGAACTCCGTAGTCCTCAAGAAGTTTACGCTGCGGTTGGAATGTGAAGGAAAAGAGCAAGAGTCTAACGTCGTTAAGGAACTCATGAGATTCAGGAGATGTTCTAGTTCTTGTGTTATTAATGTTGTTAGACTTGAAGACGATGTTTGTATTTTTCAACACCCTTAA
- the LOC106371641 gene encoding histone deacetylase HDT2-like isoform X2, translating to MKFWGAEVKAGMPLKVRPQVDHLIHLSQATIDGAKKGESGLLYVNIDWKKYVIGTLSQDHIPQITFDLVFEQEFELSHSLSQGSVHFAGFKSPNVDQEDYPSDSEEDEVVAVPATSTVTSDGNAAAAASNVVKASEVKPESDEDDDDESDEEEDDSEDDGADPEKMEVDEDDSEDEEEDSEEEETPKQPEPINKKRAAASASKTPVPAKKKTKTAVAATPQKTQNTEEKKKGGHAATPHPAKKGGKNANQSPKSGGQSSGGNKKQGNKGKGKGKGRA from the exons ATGAAATTCTGGG GAGCTGAAGTAAAGGCTGGGATGCCTCTTAAAGTGAGGCCTCAAGTAGACCATCTTATCCACTTGTCTCAG GCAACAATTGATGGAGCCAAGAAGGGAGAATCTGGTCTCTTGTACGTGAATATTGATTGGAAAAAATATGTCATTGGAACACTCTCTCAAGACCACATTCCCCAGATTACCTTTGACCTTGTCTTCGAGCAGGAGTTTGAGCTCTCTCACTCTCTGTCTCAAGGAAGTGTCCACTTTGCTGGCTTCAAATCTCCCAACGTCGATCAAGAGGACTACCCTTCTGATTCTGAAGAGGACGAGGTGGTGGCTGTTCCTGCTACTTCAACTGTCACTTCCGATGGaaatgctgctgctgctgcttctaATGTCGTCAAGGCTTCTGAAGTGAAGCCTGAGTCAgacgaggatgatgatgatgagtctGACGAGGAGGAGGATGATTCTGAAGATGATGGAGCCGACCCGGAGAAA ATGGAGGTTGACGAGGATGATtcagaggatgaagaagaggacTCTGAAGAAGAGGAGACCCCTAAGCAG CCTGAGCCAATCAACAAGAAGAGGGCGGCTGCATCTGCTTCCAAAACACCTGTCCCagcaaagaagaagacgaaAACAGCAGTAGCAGCCACTCCTCAGAAGACTCAGAACACAG aagagaagaagaagggcGGGCACGCAGCTACACCACACCCAGCTAAAAAGGGTGGAAAGAATGCTAACCAGAGCCCAAAATCTGGAGGTCAATCATCCGGTGGTAACAAGAA GCAAGGGAACAAGGGCAAGGGAAAAGGAAAGGGCAGAGCCTAA